In one Brevibacillus composti genomic region, the following are encoded:
- a CDS encoding YuiA family protein encodes MRKEQEACTYCKGQGYFQLLLGGTEDCPGCEGSGAHTEEPTAAGKRS; translated from the coding sequence ATGAGAAAAGAACAAGAAGCCTGCACGTACTGCAAAGGACAAGGCTATTTTCAACTGCTGCTGGGAGGCACGGAAGACTGTCCGGGATGCGAGGGCTCAGGCGCCCATACGGAGGAGCCAACGGCAGCGGGAAAACGATCGTAA
- a CDS encoding 3D domain-containing protein, protein MNAKRMICIVMLCAFALTSFASDSFGYNAIGDRSVQNTYGIRESREGQHMVKRRAVSTSSFSPVIDKAEAVLEQYPKVRVVATGYYAGYESTGKHPTHPSYGITYSGVKVRRDEYSTIAADLRVFPLGTVLYIPGYGYGVVADKGGAIRGNKIDLYFETKQDVYKLWGKKSVDVYVVRRGDGKVTEAMMNRLNEKGIAAMSDQVH, encoded by the coding sequence ATGAATGCCAAGCGAATGATTTGCATCGTGATGCTTTGCGCGTTTGCCTTGACCAGCTTTGCCAGTGACAGTTTCGGATACAATGCCATCGGTGATCGCTCTGTCCAAAACACGTACGGAATCAGGGAATCCCGGGAAGGACAGCATATGGTAAAGAGGCGGGCCGTCTCCACCAGCTCGTTCAGCCCGGTCATCGACAAAGCGGAGGCCGTGCTGGAGCAATACCCCAAAGTCCGCGTTGTCGCAACCGGGTACTACGCCGGATATGAATCAACCGGGAAACATCCGACACATCCATCCTACGGGATTACATATTCCGGCGTAAAGGTTCGCCGTGACGAGTATTCTACGATCGCAGCCGATCTCCGCGTATTCCCTTTGGGTACGGTGTTGTACATCCCGGGCTACGGCTACGGCGTTGTGGCAGACAAAGGCGGCGCCATCCGCGGCAACAAGATCGACCTGTACTTTGAGACCAAGCAGGATGTCTACAAGCTCTGGGGCAAAAAGTCGGTTGATGTGTATGTCGTCCGCCGCGGTGACGGCAAAGTGACCGAAGCGATGATGAACAGGCTGAATGAAAAGGGAATCGCAGCGATGTCCGATCAGGTACATTAG
- a CDS encoding cobalamin-binding protein, translating into MRIVSICPSNTEILYYLGLGDQVVGLDDHSDWPSEWQHLPRVGPDLTIDMDRVEALQPDLVVASLSVPGMEKNVEALKARSLPHIVLDPQRLSDIPRDIRLVGEATDSRQQAEQLALHFAEKTETIKQVAQSAGHRPKLYWEWWPNPIYTPGRENWLTDVSELAGATNVFADYPVANVKATREMVRERDPDHICVVWCGIELKRIKTSMITDRPEWSEMTAIQRGQVHLLEEGLYCRPSPRILDGLRQLVLLIHPELEGKLPATIA; encoded by the coding sequence ATGCGCATTGTGTCGATCTGTCCTAGCAACACGGAGATCCTCTATTACCTGGGGCTCGGCGATCAGGTGGTCGGACTCGATGACCACTCTGACTGGCCCTCCGAATGGCAGCATCTGCCCCGCGTCGGACCGGATCTGACGATTGACATGGACCGGGTGGAGGCGCTCCAGCCCGATTTGGTGGTCGCGTCGCTCAGCGTACCGGGCATGGAGAAAAACGTGGAAGCGCTCAAAGCCCGCTCCCTTCCCCATATCGTCCTCGATCCCCAGCGGCTCTCCGATATTCCGCGAGACATCCGCCTGGTTGGGGAAGCGACTGACAGCAGACAGCAGGCGGAGCAGCTCGCTCTTCATTTTGCCGAAAAAACCGAAACCATCAAACAAGTGGCGCAATCCGCCGGACATCGCCCCAAGCTGTACTGGGAATGGTGGCCCAATCCCATCTACACGCCAGGGAGAGAAAACTGGCTGACCGACGTCAGCGAGCTTGCCGGGGCGACCAATGTATTTGCCGATTACCCCGTCGCCAATGTAAAAGCGACAAGAGAGATGGTGCGGGAGCGCGATCCCGACCATATCTGCGTCGTCTGGTGCGGAATCGAATTGAAACGCATCAAAACCTCGATGATTACGGATCGTCCGGAGTGGTCTGAGATGACCGCGATCCAAAGGGGGCAGGTGCATCTTCTGGAAGAGGGCCTGTACTGCCGCCCCTCTCCCCGGATTCTGGACGGACTGCGACAGCTGGTCCTCCTGATCCACCCGGAGCTGGAAGGGAAGCTGCCCGCCACCATCGCATAA
- a CDS encoding YuiB family protein, with protein MSLLQFVVSVVLFAVLGFGIGFIINMILRTTWMPVILVCGVVVGALIYKGIVPGLWDAIILGFGMAGAVASGWTIQTLRKKGYRMF; from the coding sequence ATGAGCTTGCTGCAGTTTGTCGTATCCGTTGTCTTGTTTGCAGTGCTGGGATTTGGCATCGGCTTCATTATAAACATGATTTTGCGAACCACCTGGATGCCCGTCATTCTCGTCTGCGGCGTGGTCGTCGGCGCACTGATCTATAAAGGAATTGTTCCAGGTCTCTGGGATGCCATCATTCTCGGCTTCGGGATGGCCGGAGCTGTAGCCAGCGGATGGACCATCCAGACACTGCGGAAAAAAGGATACCGGATGTTTTAA